The region AAGCTGTGTGCCTCTTCCACCTGCCTCTCACATTCGCCTGGCTTTCCGCGGGCGACAGCCGTTGTGTGGAACCGGGGTGTTGTCGGTGatggagatgacctccaaaCCTCCCATAGTCAAACCCTTGATGGCAGCCTGGAAGAAGATGACAGCAGATGACATGCTGTTATGAATACATtgaacagcagagaaggaaaaaagctcaGCAGAAAATAGTTTGGTCCTCCATCCAAAAATCAACTTGTTCCAATGGTTCTACTTTGTAATGAtcttaaaaatagatttaaactGGGTTTTCTGATACGAATTACTTACCTGGTCTAGTCCTTTCATCAGCATTTCCATCAATTTCCCTACTTTAGTTGGAAGAAGCACCAAATACAGCTTTTACTCTGCCTCCAAAGTGATATTACTCAAAAACTCTAATGATTCTGAAGTCTCATTATGAGGCACTTGAGTGATTAGTTCTTTACATCATCTTCAGAAAAACCAAGTTAATAGGTATAGTCATGAGACCagccttaatttaaaaaacctggATGATgcctgagaaagaaaaatatgaaaagaaactCTGACACCTACTTTGCGTCCTGGTCCCAGTCCTTTCACCATGACTCTTACATGCAATACACCCTTCCCACGtgctttctgcaaaaataataacTGGTTAGTGTTCTCTGGTATAACtactgctgctctgcctgccctaCAGTCTTTCATTCCCTATTGAGCCACTATCATAGTCTtctttaagtaaaaataaagagcAGTAGTAACAGATACAGAAGACAACTATGAGGATTATTGCACAAAGACactgggaggaaaggaggccTGGACACAGCCATGGCAGCACCAGGAGAACTTCTGCGCTAGGCTGTCAGCTCTGCATTCAGAGAAAGCTTCAAGATCAAACTACTTGTGACCTAAAGCCAGGGCAGAAAGATGACATATCCATAGATACGTGACTGAACTGGCAAGGGACTAACAAGGACTAACTCAAAGCTGTTTTCCCTTCTCTAATGCAGCAACTTCTCCCCTGTGATCAGTGGATTCCTTTTAGAAGATAAATGAGAAAAGCAGGCAAGCTTTCTATTTGCTGTGCAGGAGTCCACACCTTCAGTGCAAAAATTCTAGGGGCTTGcaaattgaaaatgaaaaccacCTGCTGTAAAGCATAGCCGTGCTGCCACCACATGGATGGAGCTCCTCTGGGTCTGTGCTTTCCATGTACTGGTGCAATTAACATACTAGCGACTTGAACAGCAACAGAATAAATCTGGCTAAGCACAGCTATGCAGCTATTATGAGGCTCCGATGAGGAGAGATTAATAGCAAAGATGTTCTGATATTCCTCCGAGTCAACCACAATAAGCTGTTGGCCAGCAGTGGCACCAGCTATCTCTGACATGAAAGGCTGGAATGAGTTCCACTGAATTTAGGATGAGGATTTTCATTTTAACCTTGCCTCATTCTGCTGTAATGAGGACTGTGACACAGCCAGCCTCATCTTCTCCTGCCACCTGGACATCCACATGGTTTTTTAGAAACAATTACAGTAAACTGTATGCAGCTGGAAACTACACATGCAAGGACATCACCTTCTCTGACTGgaactgctggcagcagctcagttCTCCTGTGGCAGAGAGCAAATATAAAACATTCAGTCAGTAATTACAGCCACTTCTCAGTCCCCTACAGTGCAAAAATTGAACTGCTGCTGATTCTTGGGCTACATTTCCAAAATGGCTGAGAGATGTTCACTTAGAAAAAAGGAGCTATGCAAACCGGAGCTAGATAAGGATAGGCTCCGAGTTACATTTCCCAGTCACAACCTGCACAGCTAAGTTCATCCCCCTGGCGTTTCTAACGGCTGTTTCAAACAcactttgtgtgtgtgaagaTGCGCAGTGTGTCAGATGAAGCTAGGGAAACTGTCATCAACCAGCAGCATGCTGCTCAAGCACTAAGGAACAGAGCTGAGCGAGGCATGTAcccaggcagcagggagaggcagcCAGTGCTCCCCTCTGGGAGGGTGAGACTCATCAGTGCAGACTCACCACTGCGGCTGCCATGGCTGCAGTCTGTGCTGCAATGGCTGTTCCCTTCTTGGCATTCTGGAAACCTTCTGTGCCACAGGATGTATGGGCAAGTGGCCTGTTGTCAAAGCTGACCACTTGGATGTGGGTGCTATGGAaagagaagagcaaaaggaaaaagcaagctagcaaaagctttattttccagtttcttcttGCTCACTTTACTGGCACAGCTTGCCACAGGACTCCTGTCTCCCCTCTCCAAACCACCCTAATTCAGCACTTCCTTTTGAGTTACCCCACTTAAACAAACCTGCTGCAATTCTGGTCACCCTAGAGACTCTAAGCGGAGTGGCAAAACCTTTCTGGATAAAGTATATTTATCCAGGTACACCTCAGATACTGCCTAGCCCTTGCAGACCCACCTCTCACTGTGAACATTTCACCTCTTGTTTgttaaaaaatgcacaaaacatTTCTAGAACTTAAAAGAGCTTTAAGAAACAGTAAAACATCACACTAGGATCACTAATAAAACACAACCATCCCTCTTGGAGAATATGACCATTTATTCAATGGCTGTACAGCAGTAGTGCTAGAGCAGAGGGCAGGAAGTAACCTGTCATTAAAGCCATCAGCATCTAATTATTCATATCAGAATGTAGTCAAAACATGTAATAACAATCTTATTGCTGTTAAAGACACTATAAGGACAGTTATGCTTCCTGAATGGCACTAAGGTTTGAATTCAGCATTATTATCTTCCCAGTCACGAACGCCACTCCCctagtttttttcatttgagtCTTTTGATCAAAACGATGACTAGCTAAAGCAGGGGTATGTtataagcttttattttgcacGAGAGCAGGAATGGAGCAGCTTATTTGCTTACTTGTTGTATGTAGCTTTGATGTGAGCTATTGGGATCTCTTCATAGACCTTTCCATCCCATCTCATGGAGTTCCTCTGCAGGATTAAAGGGCTGAGGAGCAAAACAAGGGTTATCAGGCACTCattctttaaattttgttaagttttttttttccgtaTTGGGAAAGAGAGAACGGATCAGGTCTCCAAGAGACGCAAACTGCATTTGTGATTGAGTCAGACcgcttcctttccctcctcgGCTGAAAAACCACCAGAGACGGTAAAACCTTCCCGCATGAGGCAAGCGGCGGGGCCCTCCGGGCGCGGCCTGGCCGCCTCACCTCAGGTCGGTGGCGCTCTGGTTCTCCACCTCCTTCGCGGCCGCCGTCTCCGCGAGGTTCTGCAGCCTCCGGGGGCCGGTGCGTAGGGCCCGGCAGAGGGTGGCGGCGCAGCCCCTGTGGGAGAGAAACGGTGAGGAAACCGGGGGGTCCCCCCGAGCGCTGCTCGCGGgaggccgggcccggcggggcctGCTGTGCCGGCCGCCATCACGGGGAGGAAGGTGGTAGCGGTCGACCCGGAGCGAGGGGGTCGGCTCGGTGTCCCCCCTCACCGCCGCCCGCTCCTGCCGCTCACCCCCAGGCGGCACCGAGCAGCCGTTGCCAAGCGACCGCCAGCGCCGCGCTCATGGCGGCTCCTGTAGGGCGACGGGAAAGGTCGCCGCAAAGCACGATGGGAGCGAGGAGGAAATATGGTGGCGCCCACCGCGATGCATTGTGGGCCGCGCCGTAGCGTAATGGCGGCGCCCACGAAGCGAGTGGCGGGTTGGGGTCGGTGGTTTTGTACCGCTGCAGCCCCTCGGCCGTGGCGGCTTTTTGGGGCGATGTGCTTGCTGCGGCTGCCCCGTATCACGCAGCCCCTCGAGAAGTTGGAGGAAGAGATGACGGCTCTTATGGGGCAGGTAGagggggggagctgggggcttGCTGACGAGAAAATGGCTGCCTtaggcctggggaggagggtaCCCCGCAGGACCGGCTGCGGCTGCTAGCCCCGGGTGGGGTGACAGACCGGGGGTTGGGAGGACCTTGGGTGGTGTTGGTCCTGCCATGAAGTGACGCTGGGTGCTTCCTGTGTGATTTGCTGCCTGCACCGGCTATTGTTGGTCTTGGTAGTGCTTTCGTGGTCTTCTTAATGCCGTTGGTGGCCTTGATAGATGCTTAGGGAAGTCCTGCTCAAGCTCAGAGAAATTCTCATCATCTTTCATTCTCTGAGGTGGAAATCATTTAGTTCTGCTTCCCAAGTCCAGCCTGGTGCCTTAATGACTCTCTGTATTGCCCTTCTAGATAGAGCTGGAGAAAAGCCACTATTCAGATCATGAAATCCgcaagctggaggaggaggagcggctgaggaggaggaaggaaagcatgtatgatgatgatgatgaggcACCTGGCAAAACAGTCATCATGGCTCAAGACCTGGAGGACAAGTGGGAACAGAAGTTACTGCGTTTTGAAGCCGCTCCGCGGGTAACAGGTACAGGCTGAAGTTTTTGGTGGGTGAGAACACCCCAGTTGTCTACCAAACACAGCTGAGTATAATTCAGTAGAGGGGAGGCTTTTACTgagtcttttttgttttaaagagggTCTTGACTCCATGGCAGCACCATTAGCATATGAGAAATTAACTGTCTGACAAGGCAATCAGTGTTCCCATGCTGCAAAGTGCATGTTCACACAACCTTATCAGAGCAGAGCAGTGAACATGGATGTTGCTTCCAGACAAGAGAACCTGGGTTCTTTGGTTTCTAAGCTTGCCTAGTGCTCTTGTTGATTTTTGTAAAGCTGCCGACCTAGGCTGCTTGCTATAAATTCCCTTTGGAAATGAAACAGGTAGAATACAGTCTTAACAGTGGGTTTCAGCTGAATCCTGTATTGCTCTCCAGAGCACCTGAGAGCATTTCTGTcttgatttttgtcttgttccGTGAATCCATGTTTGTGTACTGTTGCTGGAAGGGTGTGAGATGGAGAGAGCTGACGAATCAAGGGGATCAGACCAGTTCTGCcaagagactttttttccaaTGTGTGGTGGTTTTTGGCAGACGCTGATAAAAACAACAATCGAACATCATTGAACAGGAAGCTGGACAGTAACCTGATGCTTCTGGTGAAACAGAAAATCGGTAACCAGGAGCTGTGGCTCCTGCCTCAAGTGGAATGGCAGCCTGGAGAGACGCTGCGAAGCACAGCTGAGCGAGCCATGGCTACATTTTTGGGTATGTAGCTTGCCATGTGCctgtccctccttcctctttGTCCCAGTGGTTTTCTTCCCATGCCCTGTCTGAGGGATATCTGCTTTCTGCTGTAGGGAAATCACCTCCCATATGCTGGGAAAAGGCATTTCATGGGAGAGGGATGGAACTCAGTGGGGTGGGCTTTCTGGCAAGAGCAATGATCCTGGGTAATTGGCTCTGGAACTGTGTAGTGTCACAGAGCGACTGCAGTGTGTGTGGGGCTGGCTGGATTGGCAGATTGTGAGTTGGGAtctctggctgccagcagctgtggcGCTGGTCTGGCACTTGTGGTCTGATGCTGGAGTATCACCAGATTCCCCCTGAATGATCTTTGCTCGCTCCAGGTGTGCggcttctctttccctcttgtAGCCCTGGAGCAGGTTTTATGGCAGGTGGGTGATGGCAAACCCACGTGTACTTGCTTTTCACTGTGGGTTGGCAAAGCTTGAtaccctctccttccctctctcactCTGAGAGGACTCGCTGGACTCCAGGgcaagttgtttttttcatgaGAAAGCATTACAATTGGCAGTATTTCTGCTAAGAAGAGGAAACACTCAGTCTGAGCCAGATACAAGGAGTGGCTTATGCTACCTTTTTGTTACTACAGGAGAGCAGTTCCTGTTGCTCTGTGttcttatgttttgttttctgttttctttctcttgtgttGCTGGGGTCTTGCAGGAGATCACATTCAAGCCAAAATCCTGGGGAATGCGCCATATGGAATTTACAAGTATAAATTCCCCAGGGCCATCAGGACTGAGGATAACATGGGAGCCAAAGTATTCTTCTTCAAAGCCTTCCTCCAAAGCAGTGATTTGTCCcaagcagagctgaaggaagACTACCTGTGGGTCACAAAGGATGAGCTGGGAGATTACTTGAAGCCGGAATACCTGAAAAAAGTAAATCGATTCCTTCTGGACTTATAAATGACAGGCTGTGCTCATACAGATGGGAAAGATGTGGTACTTGGCTCCAGGGaggagcacagctgctgctttgcatggTCTGTGTGTATGGGATGTTAACTCAGGCTCTGGAGGATAATTTGCCTTTGCCTTATTTCCCAGTTCACTTCACTGGGCCTGtactaaataaatattaaaacttATACTTGGAAGTGAAGCTTTCCTCAGGGAGTTCTGTGTTCTTGTTGAatcctcctccacctcttctggaaATGCATGTTGTGATCTTTTCCCCTCCCAAGTGTGCAATTCCCTGGGGCTGTGGTAGCCGGGAGGCCTGCTTTTCTCACCAGACTCCTGAAATAGTCTAGAGCTTGTACAATTTCTTCTGAGCAATGGCTAGTGCTTGTTTCTGGCACCTGTTCCTTAAAAAGAGCAGCACTGGGGGTTATTTGTGTGTCCAGGTAGGAACAGACCCTCCTGGACGCAAGGCTGGGTAAGGTGGGTTTCTGGGGAGCTGAAAACTGGGATTGGGATATTCACAGTTTATTTATGTTTAACCTGTGTGGAGCTGCCTCTGGCCTGGAGTCTGTGATATGCAGTGGCTGTGGAGCACACAGATGCATGACAAATAGGCAGCAGCTCTTTCTTTAGATGAGTGCTGCTTTCCCTCCCACACTGCCCTCCTCTTGAGCCTCAAGCTGTAGCAACAGACACTGAAGGGAGGGTGACATTTGAGCAGCAGCTCTTGGTCTGAGCTGAGAGACTAGTTTTTGCTGGCAGGGGAAGGCTGCTCTAGCATTGCTGCCTCCTGGGAGCAGCCTCAAAGGTGGCTCTGGGGAGGCCTCAGCTCCTGTTCCTGCTGTGTTAGGCTAGCACTGCTAACCCAGCCCAGCCAGGTCTGCCTCGGGTAGCCTGACCCTTTTATCTCAGTTTCTTTATTAGAAGATCTATCCTAGTCTTATATGGTGCTGTCTCACTTCTCTGGGGCTGATTCTGTttcttggaggttttttttctagttgtaAATGTTGCTGTTTGGTAGTCAGAGTGtgggcccagtgctggctggaCCTTGCAGAGAATCAGACTTtttcagcagcagggagagagggaggaaatagcTGTCGTTAATCATCAGGAGAGAGTTCGGCCTCCAGAGGTGGAACTGGAGATTGctatatatattttatcaaTCCTGTGGGAGCTGTTGAGCTGCAGGCCTCAAATTAAAGCTATACTTAATCACTCCACAAGccattggggtgggggggtagcACA is a window of Phalacrocorax aristotelis chromosome 7, bGulAri2.1, whole genome shotgun sequence DNA encoding:
- the MRPS11 gene encoding small ribosomal subunit protein uS11m is translated as MSAALAVAWQRLLGAAWGGCAATLCRALRTGPRRLQNLAETAAAKEVENQSATDLSPLILQRNSMRWDGKVYEEIPIAHIKATYNNTHIQVVSFDNRPLAHTSCGTEGFQNAKKGTAIAAQTAAMAAAVKARGKGVLHVRVMVKGLGPGRKAAIKGLTMGGLEVISITDNTPVPHNGCRPRKARRM
- the MRPL46 gene encoding large ribosomal subunit protein mL46; its protein translation is MVAPTAMHCGPRRSVMAAPTKRVAGWGRWFCTAAAPRPWRLFGAMCLLRLPRITQPLEKLEEEMTALMGQIELEKSHYSDHEIRKLEEEERLRRRKESMYDDDDEAPGKTVIMAQDLEDKWEQKLLRFEAAPRVTDADKNNNRTSLNRKLDSNLMLLVKQKIGNQELWLLPQVEWQPGETLRSTAERAMATFLGDHIQAKILGNAPYGIYKYKFPRAIRTEDNMGAKVFFFKAFLQSSDLSQAELKEDYLWVTKDELGDYLKPEYLKKVNRFLLDL